GGCTTATTGACGGATTAATCTACGGCTGAAAATGGAAAAACATCTGTATAGATTTCATTCCGATCTTCGGCCAAAAGTTACTCTTAAGCGCTTCATACCGTGAACCTCACCGATTCTGTGCTCCCCACTCGCACAGCTGCTCCAACACAGGTAGAAGGGTCTGCGCTTTCGGTGTCAGCGAATACTCCACTTTGGAAGGAATCTGCGGATACTCCACGCGCTTCACCAGCCCGTCAGCCTCCAATTCCTTAAGCTGCGCGCTGAGAACCTTGTACGTCACCGCTCCGAGCTGTCTCTGCATTTCGTTGAACCGAATCGGGGGTTTGGCGGACAGCAGATACAGAATCGCCATCTTCCACTTCCCGCCGATCACCGACATTCGAACGTACAACCATAACCTCTGGGATCACGGGATTTCGCAGGGGTACCTTGTCGACAACACGCTGTATATCTCGGGACAGTTCTCCCATAATGCGGAGGGCAACTTCGTCGGAGCAGGCGATATTCAGGCACAGATGACGCAGACGCTGAAGAATGTGGATACCGCGCTACAAAAGTTCGGAGCGACAAAGGATAATCTGGCTTACGTGGAGCTGTATCTGACGAATACGCAGGAGCACGGGGAAACCGCGATCGGCCGGCGGGGAGCATGATCGGGGTGACTTACCTGGTATTTCAGGAACAGTGGGTAGAGGTGCGGGCTGTGGCGCATGTTGGCTAAGAAAAAGAGACAGGGTTCAATTAAACAACGCTACTGGCAGAGTAATGTCAGTAGCGTTTTAGAATTTGCGGAATCTCTCCATCAGAGTAGTAGCGGATTGCCTTACCCGTTTTTCCAGCATACTCAATCTCATTTCTTGTGCTGTTGCCAATGTAGCCATTTACATCAATCACGAAGATTTCGTCAGAAATATCAATCTTTCTAAAATGCAGATCTCCCAGTAACTCCGCTTGTTCTTCCGTGATTTCAAAACCTATAGTTTGTTCAAAGAAGGCTAAACTAATCACTATGTTTCCTTGTAGTGTAAGAAATGCATTAGCTTGTTCAAATTGCTCCTTGAATTTTGTAGAACCGCATAATGTAATTATTTTCATAAGCATATCCTTCCTGAGCCGTTTTAGGTGTTTTTTCAGGTAACCCGTACACTGTTCGAATTCTTGCTGAAGCTTGGTTAACCACTTGCCTTCATATAGCACTTCAACCCAGCTATGAATGATCTCCTGGGGAGATAATTGGTAATACCACCCTTTCATTGCCCCCTTTTGCAGTTTCTTATCAATGGAAAATCCGTGCATACGGCATGGCAGCACCATACTCTTCACTAATGAAGAACATGGCGCTGTTAATATTTCGCAGTTATGCGACTGAAGAGACATTGGTAGCTAACTTCTATTAGATTGAGCAGCAGACAGACGCCTGTATTTCCAGAACCGTACCCATCCACCTGGCGACTTCCTGATGGGCCGGGTGGATAAGGTATTCATCCATGTCTTCTAAGGAAGCAAACTTGGTGATCAGGATCAAATCGTATGCTGAAGGACCAGGGCGAACATTAGCTTCAGCTTCAATAACACATGATTTAGTATCATCTTTGGGTTCCCCATGTTCCTTATCTGATTGGCCTTTGTCTACTTAATCCGATCCTTTAGACAGCCGGATCGCAAGCTGCTTAATCTTATCGTTGCGAATCTGAAAATTAAAATCCAAATAGAGAGGGTCCGGGAGGCCGGTTTTGTCGAAATCCCCGTCAACCTTAAAAACCACCACGTTTTCTTCCCCATGCTGTTTATCCTGTATGGGTTCAAGTGTTATGTTAGCTCCAAAATGATATTCGGCACTCCATTGTTTTATAGCAGCTTTGCCTGCCCACTCTTTACCTTCATCGAGAACAAGTGCATCTTTCGAAAAGCAGTCGACATAAGCATCCGGATCGGGTTTATTGGTAGCGGCTATAAAATCTAGTATAACTTGCGGAAGCAGATTAAGATTAGGCTCCATATGATCAACTCCTTTGTAATCTTTGAATACGAGGCTAGTGTAACCCACAGAACCTGACAGCTGCGTGTCTAGTTATCTGTAATATTTATTTGTTCAGGATAAACCTGCCCGATAAGGGAATACCTCAACTGAGCTTCAGATACTGAAGTAGAGGGGTATCTTTCACTTTTTTGATTGATTCACATTCAGTTGATTGAATTGATATAAAATTGAAATAGTTAGCTTATTTCTTTATACATTTGATGATAATGGTTGGAGGACTTAAACGTGCCTTCATCCCCGAATACCATGTAGTCGGTGAACTTTCGTCTGTCTCAGGAACCCGTGATTCTTCAATTACCCGTTCTATAAAAAAGCCAGCATTTGAAAGTTCATTTAATATTGTGCTGACTTTTCGATGGTGCATGATCACGGGTACTCCACGCCAAGTTACCTTATAAGGTCCTTCGGAATGATAGGATTGAGTATAGGTCATTTTGTCATCCTCATACATCAGTCTGCTTTGTATGGGATGTTCCCAACTAAATACCAATACCCCGCCGTTTTTTAGTCTTTTGTAGATGTTAGATAGTGTCCGTGCCATATCGACTGTCCAGCCTAATGCATAAACAGAGAATACGATATCAAAATATTCACTGGGCAAGTCATC
This genomic interval from Paenibacillus sp. FSL H8-0332 contains the following:
- a CDS encoding Dabb family protein, with product MEAEANVRPGPSAYDLILITKFASLEDMDEYLIHPAHQEVARWMGTVLEIQASVCCSI
- a CDS encoding methyltransferase domain-containing protein, producing the protein MQDQKEMLEINKAGWDEVADQYFGIHALPQYGPYAPTEDELHLLGDVAGKTVLEIGCGSGHSLLYMASRGAGDVWGIDLSTTQVNYAKELLQENRLTGNIQQMSMENIDDLPSEYFDIVFSVYALGWTVDMARTLSNIYKRLKNGGVLVFSWEHPIQSRLMYEDDKMTYTQSYHSEGPYKVTWRGVPVIMHHRKVSTILNELSNAGFFIERVIEESRVPETDESSPTTWYSGMKARLSPPTIIIKCIKK
- a CDS encoding helix-turn-helix domain-containing protein; the encoded protein is MSVIGGKWKMAILYLLSAKPPIRFNEMQRQLGAVTYKVLSAQLKELEADGLVKRVEYPQIPSKVEYSLTPKAQTLLPVLEQLCEWGAQNR
- a CDS encoding nuclear transport factor 2 family protein, whose translation is MEPNLNLLPQVILDFIAATNKPDPDAYVDCFSKDALVLDEGKEWAGKAAIKQWSAEYHFGANITLEPIQDKQHGEENVVVFKVDGDFDKTGLPDPLYLDFNFQIRNDKIKQLAIRLSKGSD